The Neurospora crassa OR74A linkage group V, whole genome shotgun sequence sequence CCAAGCCGAGGAGCTCTACACCATTCCCTCGGTCGTCTCAGAAATTCGCGATGAGGCCACCCGACTCCGATTCCAAACCACCCTCATGCCCTTCCTCAAGTTCCGCACCCCCCGCCCGGAGTCCATCAAGTTCGTCACCGACTTTGCCCGCCGCACCGGTGATCTGATGGTTCTGTCCAAGCCCGATATCCACTTGATCGCTCTAACGTATGATCTCGAGTGCGAGAGGAACGGTGGTGATTGGCGGTTGAGGAAGGAGCCCGGTCAGAAGTCAGTCAATGGTGCGCCACCGGccaaggagggcgaggagaaggaggtcaCAACCGAGGAGAAGAACGACGCTGCTCCCGTAACGGAGGAGAAGACCGAGGAGGTGAAGCAGGTGGAGGAGCAGCTTGAGAAGCTGGACATTGGAAGCCAAGAGCAGGAGACAACACCTGCtcccgaggaagaggaggaagaagaggaggagaacgaTGGCGAAGCCtctgacgacgacggcgaatGGATCAGtaagccccccccccccccctctctttATCACCCCAAAATCTCTCGCACCCTACCACCAGTTGCTAACAAGCTTGCTGCAGCCCCCACAAACATCAAAAAGGTCCAAGCCCGCGAATCCGCCCACGTCGCCCCCGAGCCCCTCCAAAAGACGCTCCAAGCAGCCCTCATCACCTCCGACATGGCCATGCGCAACGTCTCCATGCGCATCAACCTGAACCTTCTCGACTCCGCCTTTGCGCGCATCACCGTTCTCAAGACCTGGGTCCTCCGCTGCCACGGCTGCTGGAAAGTCTGCAAAGACACCACCAAGCAATTCTGTCCTTCTTGCGGCCAACCCACGCTCACCCG is a genomic window containing:
- a CDS encoding 20S-pre-rRNA D-site endonuclease NOB1, with the translated sequence MDAPAVAELTAQSQQNPAPTTTTTTTTTAPAATSTTTKPVHSLVIDANVIIKNDPSVSTLIAQAEELYTIPSVVSEIRDEATRLRFQTTLMPFLKFRTPRPESIKFVTDFARRTGDLMVLSKPDIHLIALTYDLECERNGGDWRLRKEPGQKSVNGAPPAKEGEEKEVTTEEKNDAAPVTEEKTEEVKQVEEQLEKLDIGSQEQETTPAPEEEEEEEEENDGEASDDDGEWITPTNIKKVQARESAHVAPEPLQKTLQAALITSDMAMRNVSMRINLNLLDSAFARITVLKTWVLRCHGCWKVCKDTTKQFCPSCGQPTLTRVSCTTDAAGNFTLHLKKNFQFNNRGNVYSIPKPTHGTASGKNQNVKGGGKGGWGKELILAEDQKEYIRRTEEEKRTRYRDLMDDDYLPGILTGQRQGGTGNNRIKVGAGRNVNAKKRR